The following are encoded in a window of Caldicellulosiruptor danielii genomic DNA:
- the ftsX gene encoding permease-like cell division protein FtsX, with translation MSLQTIKYFCKDGFKNIFLNKTMAAASISIVVAALTVVGIFIEIGINLEYISQQIEKTVDMIVFLKKGQEEKAVVIEEYLRKNVDVREYKYISPHMALQDLKNKLGKNAFLLEGLEKDNPLRGYFVVKPVKIEYTKKLAEELETLDGVAQVYFPSETVDKLRRILKIINLFSILLIIGIYIVAIFIIANTVKITLFARRREISIMRYIGATNRFISGPFVVEGFIIGILGSILAYAIVLLFYHYTISYLSQTITFIDFVNISIYKYKILGVFILTGGMVGILGSLISLRRYLKV, from the coding sequence ATGAGTCTTCAGACAATCAAGTACTTCTGCAAAGATGGATTTAAAAACATTTTTTTGAATAAGACTATGGCTGCTGCTTCTATCTCTATAGTGGTGGCAGCCTTAACTGTGGTGGGGATATTTATTGAAATTGGAATTAATCTTGAGTATATTTCCCAGCAGATAGAAAAGACAGTTGATATGATTGTATTTCTTAAAAAAGGTCAGGAAGAAAAAGCGGTTGTAATTGAGGAGTATTTGAGAAAAAATGTAGATGTTCGAGAATATAAATACATTAGTCCACATATGGCTTTGCAAGATTTGAAAAACAAGCTTGGTAAAAATGCGTTTTTGCTTGAAGGACTTGAAAAAGACAATCCTCTGCGGGGATACTTTGTAGTAAAACCTGTAAAGATTGAGTATACCAAAAAGCTTGCAGAAGAGTTAGAAACTTTAGATGGCGTTGCTCAGGTCTATTTTCCTTCTGAGACGGTGGACAAGCTGAGAAGGATTTTGAAGATAATAAATCTTTTTAGCATACTCTTGATTATAGGTATTTACATAGTTGCTATATTCATAATTGCCAATACTGTAAAAATTACCCTTTTTGCAAGGCGCAGAGAAATTTCAATCATGAGATATATTGGTGCAACTAACAGGTTTATAAGCGGTCCTTTTGTTGTTGAAGGGTTTATTATAGGCATTTTGGGTTCGATTTTAGCATATGCTATTGTTCTGCTGTTTTATCACTATACAATAAGTTATCTTTCACAGACAATTACGTTTATTGATTTTGTCAATATTTCTATTTACAAGTATAAAATATTAGGAGTGTTTATATTAACGGGGGGCATGGTAGGTATTCTGGGGAGCTTAATTTCTTTGAGAAGATACTTAAAAGTCTAA
- the ftsE gene encoding cell division ATP-binding protein FtsE: MVKFINVSKRYPNGVLALTNINLTIEKGEFVFLVGSSGAGKSTIVKLLLKEIDPTEGEIIVGEYKLSELPKKEIPYYRRKIGIVFQDFRLLPNKTVYENVEFAMQITGAPAKIIRRQVPYVLSLVGLAHKAKCYPHELSGGEQQRVALARAIVNKPNLLVADEPTGNLDPDTSWEIITLLEDINKRGTTVLVATHAKEIVDSMRKRVVAIDCGRIVKDQPKGVYSYESSDNQVLLQRWI; encoded by the coding sequence ATGGTAAAGTTTATAAATGTGAGCAAAAGGTATCCAAACGGGGTGCTTGCGCTCACAAATATCAATTTAACCATTGAAAAGGGTGAATTTGTATTTTTAGTTGGTTCAAGCGGGGCAGGAAAATCTACAATTGTAAAACTTCTTTTGAAAGAGATTGACCCAACTGAAGGAGAAATTATTGTTGGAGAGTACAAACTTAGCGAGCTTCCCAAAAAAGAGATACCTTATTATAGAAGGAAGATTGGGATAGTATTTCAAGATTTTAGACTTCTTCCTAATAAAACAGTATATGAAAATGTTGAGTTTGCTATGCAAATAACAGGAGCACCTGCAAAAATCATCAGAAGACAGGTTCCTTATGTTCTATCTTTGGTAGGGCTTGCGCACAAGGCAAAATGTTACCCGCACGAGCTTTCAGGCGGTGAGCAGCAGCGGGTTGCCTTGGCGCGAGCAATTGTAAATAAGCCCAACTTGCTTGTGGCTGATGAGCCAACAGGTAACTTAGACCCTGACACATCATGGGAAATAATTACACTTTTAGAAGATATCAATAAAAGGGGAACAACTGTACTTGTTGCCACTCATGCAAAAGAGATTGTAGATAGTATGAGAAAAAGGGTTGTGGCAATTGACTGTGGCAGAATAGTGAAAGATCAACCTAAAGGAGTTTACAGCTATGAGTCTTCAGACAATCAAGTACTTCTGCAAAGATGGATTTAA
- a CDS encoding PucR family transcriptional regulator — MMTQKVIDVLEQAKDIIDDEFGYIEADGRVIYSSNPLSQNRINTVAIDMIKTDTDLEIFEGRTYKVYRSQTDTYVLYINNTEPHAEKLLDMLNLVVMKAKEPASAYDKKLFIKNLLYDNILPGEIYTKARELHIATGATRVVFAIYIPNAKEIKDINIGEILTSIFPKSTKDFIIQLDNNILVFIKELKPGSNDEDAYKVARIILDTLNSELLLKAYIGIGSVVDDIKELSMSYKEAEAALKIGYIFEKDKYIVSYHKLGLGRLIYQMPTKLCEMFLEEVFKDVKLSDFDPELIQTVEMFFECNLNVSETARQLYIHRNTLVYRLDKIERMIGLDLRKFEDAIIFKMAMLVNQYLEYTKGNITF; from the coding sequence ATGATGACACAAAAGGTTATTGATGTTTTAGAGCAGGCAAAAGACATCATCGACGATGAATTTGGATATATTGAAGCTGATGGTAGAGTTATCTACAGTTCAAATCCACTTTCTCAAAACAGAATCAATACAGTGGCAATTGACATGATAAAGACAGACACTGATCTTGAGATATTTGAAGGCCGCACATACAAGGTTTACAGAAGCCAGACAGACACCTATGTTCTTTATATAAACAACACAGAACCTCATGCTGAAAAGCTTTTGGACATGTTAAACCTTGTTGTGATGAAGGCAAAAGAGCCGGCTTCTGCGTATGATAAAAAGCTATTTATAAAAAATCTCTTGTATGACAACATCTTACCAGGGGAGATTTACACAAAGGCAAGGGAACTTCACATAGCAACAGGTGCAACAAGAGTTGTGTTTGCTATATACATTCCAAATGCAAAAGAGATTAAAGATATAAATATCGGTGAGATTTTGACAAGCATATTCCCAAAGAGCACAAAAGATTTTATTATCCAGCTTGACAACAATATTCTGGTTTTCATAAAAGAACTAAAACCAGGTTCAAATGATGAGGATGCATACAAGGTTGCAAGGATTATACTTGACACCCTCAACTCAGAGCTTTTGCTCAAAGCGTATATTGGAATTGGATCTGTTGTTGATGACATAAAAGAACTTTCGATGTCTTATAAGGAGGCAGAAGCAGCGCTCAAAATAGGGTACATCTTTGAGAAGGACAAGTATATTGTGAGCTATCACAAGCTTGGCCTTGGAAGACTTATATATCAAATGCCAACAAAACTTTGTGAGATGTTCTTGGAAGAAGTTTTCAAGGATGTAAAGCTTTCTGATTTTGACCCGGAACTCATACAGACTGTTGAGATGTTCTTTGAATGCAACTTGAACGTCTCAGAGACAGCAAGACAGCTTTATATTCACAGAAACACCTTGGTTTACAGACTTGACAAGATAGAGAGAATGATTGGCCTTGACCTCAGAAAGTTTGAAGATGCTATTATTTTTAAGATGGCTATGCTTGTAAATCAATATTTAGAGTATACAAAGGGCAACATCACATTTTAA
- a CDS encoding ABC transporter ATP-binding protein, with the protein MASVRLKGVYKRYPGGVTAVSDFNLDIEDKEFIVLVGPSGCGKTTTLRMIAGLEEVTEGEIYIGDKLVNDVPPKDRDIAMVFQNYALYPHMTVFENMAFGLKLRKFPKDEIKRRVHEAAKILGIEHLLDRKPKALSGGQRQRVALGRAIVREPKVFLMDEPLSNLDAKLRVQMRAELSKLHKRLGTTFIYVTHDQTEAMTMGTRIVVMKDGFIQQVDTPQVLYEQPANLFVAGFIGSPQMNFIESRIEQKDKNLYVVFGNNAIKLPEGKAKKVEELGYVGKEVIMGIRPEDLHDEEIFLQTAQDAVVDADVDVVEMLGSETLLYVVVDGLNLIARVDPRSKAKSGDKIKLAFDVNRIHLFDKETEKAIVH; encoded by the coding sequence GTGGCAAGTGTAAGATTAAAAGGTGTTTATAAGAGATATCCGGGTGGTGTTACAGCTGTTTCTGACTTTAACTTGGATATCGAGGACAAGGAATTTATAGTTTTGGTAGGACCATCTGGTTGCGGGAAAACCACAACCCTCAGAATGATAGCAGGTCTTGAAGAGGTAACAGAAGGCGAAATCTACATAGGGGACAAGCTGGTAAATGATGTCCCGCCAAAGGACAGAGATATCGCAATGGTTTTCCAGAACTACGCTTTGTATCCGCACATGACTGTTTTTGAGAATATGGCATTTGGTCTTAAGCTTAGAAAGTTTCCAAAAGATGAAATAAAAAGACGTGTACATGAAGCAGCTAAGATTTTGGGAATTGAGCACCTGCTTGACAGAAAGCCAAAGGCTCTATCTGGTGGTCAGAGACAGAGAGTGGCTTTAGGTCGTGCTATTGTCAGAGAACCAAAGGTATTCCTCATGGATGAGCCTCTTTCAAACTTGGACGCAAAGCTCAGAGTCCAGATGAGAGCAGAGCTATCTAAACTTCACAAGAGACTTGGAACCACATTCATCTATGTTACACACGACCAGACAGAAGCTATGACAATGGGTACAAGAATTGTTGTTATGAAAGATGGATTTATCCAGCAGGTAGACACACCACAGGTTTTGTATGAACAACCTGCGAACCTGTTTGTTGCAGGTTTCATTGGTTCGCCACAGATGAACTTCATTGAATCAAGGATTGAACAAAAGGATAAGAACTTATATGTTGTATTTGGAAACAACGCAATAAAACTTCCAGAAGGAAAAGCAAAGAAAGTTGAAGAGCTCGGCTATGTTGGAAAGGAAGTTATAATGGGTATAAGACCAGAGGATTTGCACGATGAAGAGATATTCCTGCAGACAGCTCAGGATGCTGTTGTTGATGCAGATGTTGATGTTGTTGAGATGCTTGGTTCTGAAACACTTTTATATGTTGTTGTTGATGGTCTTAACCTCATTGCGAGAGTTGATCCAAGGTCAAAGGCAAAAAGTGGCGACAAGATCAAACTTGCGTTTGATGTTAACAGAATTCACCTGTTTGACAAAGAAACAGAGAAGGCTATTGTTCACTAA
- a CDS encoding GlsB/YeaQ/YmgE family stress response membrane protein produces the protein MLGFIMTLIVAAIAGYIGDALTKYKMPGGFIGAMIAGLVGSWIGAYIPFFRKLGPVIAGIPIIPTILGAAIFIFVLGLFRKGIDTATKQQQ, from the coding sequence ATGCTTGGATTTATAATGACCCTGATTGTTGCAGCAATTGCAGGGTATATAGGCGATGCACTGACAAAGTACAAGATGCCAGGCGGATTTATTGGAGCTATGATTGCGGGGCTTGTCGGGTCTTGGATTGGAGCATATATTCCGTTTTTCAGGAAACTTGGTCCTGTAATTGCTGGTATTCCTATTATTCCGACCATTCTCGGTGCGGCAATATTTATATTTGTGCTGGGACTGTTCAGAAAAGGGATTGATACGGCAACAAAACAACAGCAGTAG
- a CDS encoding thiamine diphosphokinase translates to MKGVVISNGKIASKLFYDEYIKDADFIICCDGGANVAYKYGFVPNLIVGDFDSVDRRVLEYFKINGVQIMEFPCEKDKTDTQIAIEYLAKNGFDEIVMLSCTGQRLDHVLANISLLYYLLEHNIKGAIADENNLIMMTRDKIKISGKKGHLLSLLPYTQTVKGICTKGLYYSLEDGVMEFGNPYGVSNVIIEDEAIVEVKDGVLLVIISSD, encoded by the coding sequence ATGAAAGGTGTTGTAATCTCAAACGGCAAGATTGCAAGCAAGTTATTTTACGATGAATATATAAAAGATGCCGATTTTATAATTTGCTGTGACGGTGGAGCAAACGTAGCATACAAATATGGTTTTGTGCCAAACTTGATAGTAGGCGACTTTGACTCCGTAGACAGAAGAGTTTTGGAGTATTTCAAAATTAATGGCGTACAAATAATGGAATTTCCTTGTGAAAAGGATAAAACAGATACACAGATTGCCATTGAGTATTTGGCCAAAAACGGATTTGACGAGATTGTAATGCTTTCTTGTACTGGTCAAAGACTTGACCATGTTCTTGCCAACATAAGTCTTTTGTATTATCTGCTTGAGCACAATATAAAGGGCGCGATAGCAGATGAAAATAACCTAATCATGATGACAAGAGACAAAATAAAAATCTCTGGGAAAAAAGGACATTTGCTCTCTTTGCTTCCATACACACAAACTGTAAAAGGTATTTGTACCAAAGGTTTGTATTATTCTTTAGAAGATGGTGTGATGGAGTTTGGCAATCCTTATGGTGTGTCAAATGTTATTATTGAAGATGAAGCAATTGTTGAGGTAAAAGATGGGGTTTTGTTGGTAATTATATCAAGTGATTAA
- a CDS encoding PolC-type DNA polymerase III: MSEALFLPVKPVKIEFDKSSMYLKVYVESLDNLEDFDLISIEQRFKSLLESCRDVEIKLFKTRNLTLDELLKKYKWFLLYKISKRCNGLSHFLKECEIVQSSSGLDFLVPNGIRDILFERKVDVLIKQILFEEFGIVCDVDFKIKDFFIQFDTDKEVEKYLRLSEEKKENTEKITNEKSEVETDSTVIFGKKIDEKKDVTPISFVKVGTDCVIEGEIFNLEIKETKNQNVLIYKLYITDYLNSTFVKIVAKKDKIPTSISVGDYVKVEGRVEFDDLEKAVVINANNINKSQKPLRLDTSDNKRVELHAHTKMSAMDAVCSAEELIKLAASMGHRAVAITDHGVVQAFPEAQEASKSYNIKVIYGMECYLIDDGVPVVYNPKEGQGFDSTFVVVDIETTGFDSQRDRIIEIGAVKIENGQITERFSTFVDPEGKIPVRISELTGIYQDMVDKAPKLIDAILEFERFASGSVLVAHNAQFDIGFLKKAYQECGLIFDYTYIDTLELSRRLLTDLSSHKLNKVAEFLNVELKHHHRADSDAETTAGIFISLLERLKARGYKWLKELNSIESNAKADIKSHSYHATILVKNQQGLKNLYKLVSYSHLEYFYKRPRIPKSLLIQLKDGLLIGSACESGEIFRAFLEGKSEQEIEKIAAFYDFLEIMPIENNSFLIREGYLKDEEDLREINKKIYNLGKRLGKLVVATSDAHYCHPHQRVLRQILKHNQGYNDVENDPQLYFRTTDEMLKEFEYLGSDACYEVVVENTNKIADMIEDVKPIPDETFPPKIDGAEEEIYNMTMRKAYEIYGDPLPEIVKARLEKELNSIIKNGFAVMYLIAQKLVSKSLSDGYLVGSRGSVGSSLVATMCGITEVNPLPPHYVCPNCKYSEFITDGSVGCGYDLEDKNCPRCGEKLKKDGHDIPFETFLGFDGDKEPDIDLNFSGDYQPIAHKFTEELFGQGYVFRAGTISTVAEKTAHGFVTKYAEEKGLSFHPAEILRLSQGCTGVKRTTGQHPGGLMIVPRDKEIFDFTPIQHPADSTDKSVITTHFDYHAISGRLLKLDILGHDDPTVIRMLQDLTGVDPRTIPLDDKDTMSIFTSTEALGISPEDIDCEVGTFGIPEFGTRFVRQMLIETKPKTFAELVRISGLSHGTNVWTNNAQDLVRNGIATLKEVISTRDDIMLYLIQKGVPPKDSFRIMEDVRKGKGLKPEDEELLRAHNVPDWYIESCKKITYMFPKAHAAAYVMMAFRIAYFKVHYKEAFYATYFTVRADDFDYATILKGRDAIRQKIRDLENRISSLSQKDKNLLTVLEIANEMLARGLKFYPVDLNESDAERFIIKEGGLLIPFNALPNVGVAAAKSIVEARKEGRFLSVDDLIRRAKLNKQVIEILSQYKVLKDLPQTSQLSFF, from the coding sequence ATGAGTGAGGCTTTGTTTTTGCCAGTAAAACCTGTCAAGATTGAGTTTGACAAATCAAGTATGTATCTTAAAGTTTATGTTGAGAGCCTTGATAACTTAGAAGATTTTGACTTAATTAGTATTGAGCAAAGATTCAAGTCTCTTTTAGAAAGTTGCAGGGATGTTGAGATAAAACTTTTCAAAACCAGAAACCTGACGTTGGACGAACTTTTGAAGAAATATAAATGGTTTTTACTTTATAAAATTTCAAAAAGATGTAATGGTCTTAGCCATTTTTTGAAAGAATGCGAGATTGTACAAAGTTCAAGCGGCTTAGATTTTCTGGTTCCAAATGGTATACGAGATATCCTTTTTGAACGAAAAGTGGACGTGCTTATAAAGCAAATATTGTTTGAAGAATTCGGAATAGTTTGTGATGTAGATTTTAAGATTAAAGACTTTTTTATCCAGTTTGACACAGACAAAGAAGTAGAAAAATATCTAAGACTTAGTGAGGAAAAGAAAGAGAATACTGAAAAAATTACAAATGAAAAGAGTGAGGTTGAGACAGACTCGACCGTTATATTTGGCAAAAAGATAGATGAAAAGAAAGATGTAACTCCAATTTCTTTTGTCAAAGTTGGCACTGATTGTGTGATCGAAGGTGAAATTTTTAACCTTGAGATAAAAGAGACTAAAAACCAGAATGTTCTCATATACAAGCTTTACATCACAGACTATTTAAATTCAACCTTTGTAAAAATTGTTGCCAAGAAAGATAAAATTCCTACTTCAATTTCTGTTGGAGATTATGTTAAGGTTGAAGGCAGAGTAGAGTTTGACGATTTGGAAAAAGCTGTTGTGATAAATGCTAATAACATAAACAAAAGTCAAAAACCTCTGCGACTTGACACAAGCGATAACAAGAGAGTAGAACTTCATGCTCACACTAAAATGTCTGCTATGGATGCTGTGTGCTCTGCAGAAGAATTAATAAAATTGGCAGCTTCAATGGGACACAGGGCAGTTGCAATAACAGACCATGGAGTTGTTCAGGCGTTTCCGGAAGCACAGGAAGCAAGCAAAAGCTATAATATCAAAGTCATCTATGGGATGGAGTGCTATCTTATTGATGATGGTGTACCAGTTGTTTACAATCCTAAGGAAGGACAAGGATTTGACTCTACCTTTGTGGTTGTTGACATTGAAACAACAGGGTTTGACAGTCAAAGAGATAGAATAATAGAAATTGGTGCTGTGAAGATAGAAAACGGTCAAATAACAGAGAGATTTTCTACATTTGTTGACCCCGAAGGCAAAATCCCTGTCAGAATATCTGAACTGACAGGCATCTACCAGGATATGGTTGACAAAGCACCAAAACTTATTGATGCCATTTTAGAATTTGAAAGATTTGCAAGTGGCAGCGTTCTTGTTGCGCACAACGCTCAGTTTGACATTGGATTTTTGAAAAAGGCGTATCAGGAATGTGGTCTTATATTTGACTATACATATATTGATACACTGGAACTTTCAAGAAGGCTTTTGACAGACCTTTCTTCTCATAAGCTGAACAAAGTGGCTGAGTTTTTAAATGTGGAGCTAAAGCATCATCACAGAGCTGATTCTGACGCAGAAACAACAGCTGGTATCTTTATTTCCCTTTTAGAAAGATTAAAAGCACGAGGGTACAAATGGCTAAAAGAACTTAATTCAATTGAGTCGAATGCAAAGGCAGATATAAAATCTCACAGCTATCATGCAACCATACTTGTAAAAAACCAGCAAGGATTAAAAAACCTATATAAGTTGGTATCATATTCTCATTTAGAATACTTCTACAAAAGGCCAAGAATACCTAAAAGTCTTTTGATACAGTTAAAAGATGGACTTTTAATAGGAAGTGCGTGTGAGTCTGGTGAAATTTTCAGGGCCTTTTTGGAGGGGAAAAGTGAGCAAGAGATAGAAAAGATAGCAGCATTTTATGATTTCCTTGAGATAATGCCTATTGAGAATAATTCTTTTTTGATTAGAGAAGGATATTTGAAAGATGAAGAAGATTTAAGAGAAATCAATAAAAAGATTTATAATCTTGGAAAAAGGCTGGGCAAACTTGTTGTAGCAACATCAGATGCCCACTACTGTCATCCGCACCAAAGGGTCTTGCGCCAGATTTTAAAACACAACCAAGGTTACAATGATGTTGAGAATGACCCGCAACTTTATTTTAGGACAACAGATGAGATGCTCAAAGAATTTGAATATCTTGGCAGTGATGCTTGTTATGAAGTTGTTGTAGAAAATACCAATAAGATTGCCGACATGATAGAAGATGTAAAACCAATACCCGATGAGACCTTCCCGCCTAAAATTGATGGTGCTGAAGAAGAAATATACAACATGACAATGAGGAAAGCGTACGAAATATATGGAGACCCTCTTCCAGAGATTGTAAAAGCACGGCTTGAGAAGGAGCTAAATTCGATAATCAAAAATGGTTTTGCAGTGATGTATTTGATTGCACAAAAGCTTGTGTCTAAATCTTTATCAGACGGTTATCTTGTTGGTTCGCGAGGGTCTGTTGGTTCTTCTCTTGTTGCAACAATGTGTGGGATAACAGAGGTAAATCCGTTGCCCCCACATTATGTTTGTCCAAACTGCAAATATTCTGAGTTTATAACAGATGGATCTGTTGGATGTGGTTATGACTTAGAAGACAAAAACTGTCCACGCTGCGGAGAAAAACTTAAAAAAGATGGGCACGATATACCGTTTGAGACCTTCTTGGGATTTGATGGAGACAAAGAACCTGATATTGACCTTAACTTTTCTGGTGATTATCAGCCAATTGCACACAAGTTTACAGAAGAGCTCTTTGGGCAAGGTTATGTTTTCAGAGCAGGTACAATCTCAACAGTTGCTGAAAAGACTGCACATGGTTTTGTTACAAAGTATGCTGAAGAAAAAGGTTTGAGTTTTCATCCTGCAGAGATTTTGAGACTTTCTCAGGGCTGCACAGGAGTAAAAAGAACTACAGGCCAGCACCCTGGAGGGCTTATGATTGTTCCAAGAGACAAAGAGATATTTGATTTTACACCGATTCAACATCCCGCAGATAGCACTGACAAAAGCGTTATCACAACACACTTTGATTACCATGCTATCTCAGGAAGACTTTTAAAACTTGATATTCTTGGGCATGACGACCCGACTGTCATAAGAATGCTCCAGGACTTGACAGGGGTTGACCCGCGTACAATTCCTCTTGATGACAAAGATACGATGTCAATTTTTACAAGCACAGAAGCTCTTGGAATTTCTCCAGAGGACATAGATTGTGAAGTAGGGACTTTCGGTATACCTGAGTTTGGGACAAGGTTTGTAAGACAGATGTTAATTGAGACAAAACCAAAGACGTTTGCCGAGCTTGTTCGTATTTCAGGTCTTTCGCATGGCACAAATGTGTGGACAAACAATGCTCAGGATTTAGTAAGAAATGGAATTGCTACACTCAAAGAGGTAATTTCTACGAGAGACGACATCATGTTGTATTTAATTCAAAAGGGTGTTCCACCAAAAGACAGCTTCAGAATTATGGAAGATGTTAGAAAAGGTAAGGGATTAAAGCCGGAGGATGAGGAGCTTTTAAGAGCTCACAATGTTCCGGATTGGTATATAGAAAGTTGCAAAAAGATAACGTACATGTTCCCAAAAGCGCATGCTGCAGCATATGTAATGATGGCGTTTAGGATTGCTTATTTTAAAGTGCATTACAAAGAAGCTTTCTATGCTACATATTTTACAGTCAGAGCAGACGACTTTGATTATGCAACAATCCTCAAGGGAAGAGATGCTATAAGGCAGAAAATAAGAGATTTAGAAAACAGGATAAGCAGCCTTTCTCAGAAAGACAAAAACCTTCTAACAGTGCTTGAGATTGCAAATGAGATGTTAGCACGAGGTCTAAAATTTTACCCTGTTGATTTAAACGAGTCTGATGCAGAGAGGTTTATTATAAAGGAGGGAGGTCTTTTGATACCCTTTAATGCTCTGCCAAATGTTGGAGTGGCAGCTGCAAAAAGCATTGTGGAGGCGCGAAAAGAAGGAAGGTTTTTGTCTGTGGATGACCTTATAAGACGTGCAAAGCTGAACAAGCAGGTTATAGAGATTTTGAGTCAGTATAAAGTATTAAAAGACTTGCCTCAAACAAGTCAGCTAAGTTTTTTCTAA
- a CDS encoding glycosyltransferase family 2 protein, whose amino-acid sequence MCKKVVCLIPAYNEEKRIGAVLDVVKKCELVDEIFVIDDGSVDKTAEVAAKNGVRVLRLEKNMGKSYAIFYGVENTQGDIILMLDADLVNLKVEDVENLIRPLLEDKADMTVGIFSEGRFSTDLAQKISPFLSGQRGIKRWIFEKILESRRDIKDLGYAIEIILTEYAKKFNLRVLTVPLPKVSHVMKEEKLGFIKGAQHRMKMYSDIIKGYVNLKKSRDGQ is encoded by the coding sequence ATGTGTAAGAAGGTGGTTTGTCTTATTCCTGCCTATAATGAGGAAAAAAGAATAGGGGCTGTACTTGATGTTGTAAAAAAATGTGAGCTTGTAGATGAGATTTTTGTAATTGACGATGGTTCTGTAGACAAAACAGCTGAAGTGGCAGCAAAAAATGGTGTGAGGGTTTTAAGACTTGAAAAGAACATGGGAAAGAGCTATGCTATTTTTTATGGAGTTGAGAATACACAAGGTGATATAATATTGATGCTTGATGCAGACCTTGTAAATCTCAAGGTTGAAGATGTTGAAAATTTAATTAGACCTTTGCTTGAGGACAAAGCTGACATGACAGTTGGAATTTTTTCTGAAGGCAGGTTTTCCACTGACCTTGCCCAGAAGATTTCGCCTTTTTTGTCAGGCCAGAGAGGGATAAAAAGATGGATTTTTGAAAAAATTTTGGAATCGCGCAGGGATATAAAAGATTTGGGATATGCAATAGAGATAATTCTAACTGAGTATGCTAAAAAATTTAACTTAAGAGTCTTGACAGTACCACTGCCAAAGGTTTCGCATGTGATGAAGGAAGAAAAGCTTGGGTTTATAAAAGGTGCTCAGCACCGGATGAAGATGTATTCAGATATAATAAAAGGTTATGTCAATCTCAAAAAAAGTAGGGATGGGCAATGA
- the ispG gene encoding flavodoxin-dependent (E)-4-hydroxy-3-methylbut-2-enyl-diphosphate synthase: MKLLTKKVRIGNIYIGGGEDIKIQSMTNTKTKDVEATVEQILRLESLGCEIVRVAVPDIESAKAISKIKSRIHIPLVADIHFDYKLALEAIYNGADKIRINPGNIGDERKVQEIAKEAKRYGIAIRVGANSGSLPKDILQKYKSPVPDAIVEAAIYQVKLLERFEFDNIVVSVKSSDVLTTIKSYEILSQKLSYPLHVGLTEAGTFVAGTVKSSIAIGYLLLRGIGDTIRVSLTDNPEKEVIVAKEILKSLKLRKGVKIVSCPTCARCSVDLLRIANEVENRIQNLDLDISVAIMGCAVNGPGEAKEADVGVACGIGEGIIFKKGEIVRKVKESEIVDELIKEILSLS, from the coding sequence GTGAAATTATTGACAAAAAAGGTTAGAATAGGAAATATCTATATCGGTGGCGGGGAAGATATTAAAATTCAGTCAATGACAAATACAAAGACAAAGGATGTTGAAGCTACAGTTGAGCAGATACTGAGGCTTGAAAGTTTGGGATGTGAGATCGTAAGGGTTGCTGTTCCTGACATTGAAAGTGCTAAGGCCATAAGTAAAATAAAGTCAAGAATCCACATTCCACTTGTTGCTGACATTCATTTTGACTATAAGCTCGCGCTTGAAGCTATATATAATGGTGCTGACAAGATTAGAATAAATCCTGGGAACATTGGAGATGAAAGAAAAGTCCAGGAAATAGCAAAAGAGGCAAAAAGATATGGGATTGCTATAAGAGTTGGAGCAAATTCAGGTTCGCTTCCAAAGGATATTTTGCAAAAATACAAATCTCCTGTACCAGATGCAATTGTTGAAGCTGCGATTTATCAGGTAAAACTTCTTGAAAGGTTTGAGTTTGACAATATTGTTGTGTCTGTCAAATCTTCGGATGTTTTAACAACAATTAAAAGTTATGAAATACTATCCCAAAAGCTCAGTTATCCTCTTCATGTTGGTCTTACCGAAGCAGGTACTTTTGTTGCAGGCACTGTTAAATCGAGCATTGCTATTGGCTATCTACTTTTGAGGGGAATTGGTGATACCATCAGGGTTTCTCTTACAGATAACCCGGAGAAAGAGGTTATTGTTGCAAAAGAGATTTTAAAGAGTTTGAAACTCAGAAAGGGTGTAAAGATAGTATCATGTCCTACCTGTGCAAGGTGCAGTGTCGACCTTTTAAGGATTGCAAATGAGGTTGAAAATAGGATACAGAATTTAGACTTAGACATTTCGGTTGCGATAATGGGCTGTGCAGTAAACGGACCTGGTGAAGCAAAAGAGGCTGATGTAGGTGTGGCATGTGGGATTGGCGAAGGGATTATATTTAAAAAAGGCGAAATTGTAAGAAAGGTAAAAGAAAGTGAGATTGTTGATGAACTTATAAAGGAAATTCTTTCTCTTTCTTAA